The following are encoded together in the Sulfurospirillum tamanense genome:
- a CDS encoding GGDEF domain-containing protein, which yields MASTINEIIKESLEKLREEHLTLTPDNYTKVFCQVAKNRGVVMEDCQKVEKFLARLDTDFQQEAKRHKVANVDELLSFFTAKLNRLNPTESARLIQSLVLMSKRVLQAMSLLPNRRARTLASASLERLDVTQNHQSVELIKDKWFDFINEYDDSFMKKLDGFGPINKDDLESMVNDIYKLLRKENDDSAVYKTLAPLIIATLTPSIASSMNDDLATISYELRNSPEVLGSVAIQNDIRQFIKKRIELDKKEIQEKISALDKLLDDINTKILHLIDSSEHSTREVRGIKKDLEGINFSKDTFESIQAKLILIASSLESETSTLHQKMVTNQQTIHKLHTRVKGLEHALAEAKQEAKQDYLTHVATKRALQTEIDRVEEAYIRYKIDYCICFLDLDHFKNINDTFGHEAGDVILSTVGKILRKYSRQVDFVGRYGGEEFLIILPGIGLEQAVIFADKVRKVIENFKFIYKKERIAVTTSCGISERKAHRTKEEVIEAADKMLYQAKEAGRNQVKPSPQ from the coding sequence ATGGCAAGCACGATCAATGAAATTATCAAAGAGAGTTTAGAAAAACTTCGGGAAGAGCACCTTACACTAACGCCCGATAATTACACAAAGGTTTTTTGTCAGGTGGCTAAAAACCGTGGGGTTGTGATGGAAGATTGCCAAAAAGTTGAAAAATTTTTAGCGCGTTTGGATACAGATTTTCAACAAGAGGCTAAACGGCACAAAGTAGCCAACGTGGATGAGTTATTGAGTTTTTTCACTGCCAAACTTAATCGCCTCAATCCCACTGAAAGTGCAAGACTGATTCAATCTTTAGTATTGATGAGCAAGCGCGTGCTTCAGGCTATGAGTTTGTTGCCAAATAGGCGCGCACGCACACTTGCAAGCGCGTCTCTTGAGCGCTTGGATGTAACACAAAACCACCAATCTGTAGAATTAATCAAAGACAAGTGGTTTGATTTTATTAATGAATACGATGACAGTTTTATGAAAAAATTAGATGGATTTGGCCCGATCAACAAGGATGATTTGGAGTCAATGGTTAATGACATCTATAAGCTTTTGCGTAAAGAAAACGACGATTCAGCGGTGTATAAAACCCTCGCTCCTTTAATTATTGCAACCCTGACCCCTTCCATTGCTTCGAGTATGAATGACGATTTGGCAACCATTAGTTATGAGCTGCGCAACTCTCCTGAAGTATTGGGCTCGGTAGCGATTCAAAACGACATACGTCAATTTATTAAAAAGCGCATTGAATTAGATAAAAAAGAGATTCAAGAAAAAATCAGCGCCCTAGACAAGCTTCTTGATGATATTAATACAAAAATCCTTCATCTTATCGACAGTAGTGAACACAGCACAAGAGAGGTTCGGGGGATAAAAAAAGATTTAGAGGGGATCAATTTTTCTAAAGATACCTTTGAGTCTATCCAAGCAAAACTTATTTTAATCGCCTCTTCTTTAGAATCTGAAACCAGTACCTTGCACCAAAAAATGGTAACCAACCAGCAGACCATTCACAAACTTCATACGCGTGTTAAAGGGCTAGAGCATGCTTTGGCGGAAGCCAAACAAGAGGCCAAGCAAGACTATTTGACTCATGTAGCAACCAAGCGCGCCTTGCAAACAGAGATTGATCGCGTGGAGGAAGCGTACATTCGCTATAAAATAGATTATTGTATTTGTTTTTTAGATTTGGACCATTTTAAAAACATTAACGACACTTTTGGGCATGAAGCGGGCGATGTTATTCTTTCAACCGTGGGCAAGATTTTACGCAAATATAGCCGCCAAGTGGACTTTGTGGGGCGCTATGGCGGAGAAGAGTTTTTAATCATTTTACCAGGTATTGGATTGGAGCAAGCAGTCATTTTTGCAGACAAAGTGCGCAAAGTGATTGAAAACTTTAAATTTATTTATAAAAAAGAGCGCATTGCAGTGACGACAAGTTGTGGCATTAGTGAACGCAAAGCCCATCGCACTAAAGAAGAAGTCATCGAAGCAGCCGATAAAATGCTCTACCAAGCCAAAGAGGCAGGACGAAATCAAGTAAAGCCCTCACCCCAATGA
- the lptE gene encoding LPS assembly lipoprotein LptE has protein sequence MRFFGLILVVALFAGCGYRPAAQVTQSVLGENVFIDVTINVQDPKNSVLIKDALKEAMIGRLGRNVVSKEQAQTQLYGTLGSVGFSATMYDQDGYVTAYKARVSLTIVTVFETGERETVRASGEYDFTIEANSVISDARRFEAIKNASVDALDEYIAAISIRGMRHGKHDQ, from the coding sequence ATGCGTTTTTTTGGGTTGATTCTTGTGGTGGCATTGTTTGCAGGGTGCGGGTACAGGCCTGCTGCTCAAGTGACCCAGTCGGTTTTGGGTGAAAATGTGTTTATCGATGTTACTATTAATGTGCAAGATCCCAAAAACAGTGTGTTGATTAAAGACGCACTTAAAGAAGCCATGATTGGTCGCCTTGGCCGTAATGTGGTTTCAAAGGAACAGGCGCAAACCCAACTGTACGGCACGCTTGGTTCCGTGGGATTTTCCGCCACAATGTATGATCAAGACGGGTATGTTACAGCCTATAAAGCACGTGTAAGTTTGACGATTGTGACGGTGTTTGAAACCGGGGAGAGAGAAACTGTTCGTGCTTCAGGAGAGTACGATTTTACTATTGAAGCCAATAGTGTTATTAGTGATGCGCGCCGCTTTGAAGCCATTAAAAATGCATCTGTGGACGCCCTTGATGAGTATATAGCTGCGATATCAATCCGAGGAATGCGCCATGGCAAGCACGATCAATGA